AGAGATCCAAGCGATTCGTGAAGGGTTGCGGATTCGTCGGCTAGGCGGCCCGCCAGCTCTTCGAGCTCCCGCGCCGTCGATAGCGAGCCCAAGGCCCGCGCGGAGACGTCATCCATCGAGCGTTGGGCCATCTCCAGCGCTGTCGATTGCTCGGCCGTGGCCCTTTCCATCTCGGCAGTTACCGAACGCATGCTCGAAAGTTGCGCGTTGACGACGCGGACGCTTGCCGTCTGCGATGCCGTGGCGTTGGCGACGCCTGCAGCCCGTTGTTCGATGTCCCGAACCGCAGCGATCAATTGGGTCGAAGCGGCTACCGGAGCTTCGGCCGCCATCGCCGCGGAAGAAGCCATGTCTGCCGTCTCACCGACAAGCCCCAGGATCTCTTGAAGCGCGGCGCTGGCGCGGTCCGACGCATCGCGCGCCCAGGTCGCGCCGTCCGCGGCCTTCGAGACGACGCCTTCCACCATAGAAGAATTACGTTGCACTTCGGCCGTAAGCTGAGCAACTTCTCGCACCGCGGTGGCGGAGCGATCCGCCAGTTTGCGAATTTCGTCGGCGACGACCGCGAAACCGCGGCCATGTTCCCCCGCACGCGCCGCCTCGATGGCGGCGTTGAGCGCGAGCAGATTCGTTTGATCGGCTATTTCGTCGATTGCATCCAGCATTTGATCGATGCGAGAGGTGACGCTTCGCAGTTGGCCGATCGCGTCGGATACATCGTGGAGATCGCTCGCAATGCGTAACGTGCGCTCGATCATCTGGTCGAGTATCGCGCTAGATTCGCGAACCCGCCGATCGGATTCTTGCGAACGTGAGAATGCCGAGCGAATCGTCGACGTCACTTCGGTAAGCGCCCCCGCAAAACTCTCCACCGAACGGAGCGTCTTGTCGGCGGTCGCGGCTAACGCATCGTTGTTTTCGGAAATAGCCTCGATACTCAGCGTGACGCTTTCCAGCGATAGCGCGCTGCGGTCAACGTCCGACCGCAGACGATGTGCGTTCTGCGAGACGTCGCGCGCGCTACGCGCGATCTGAGCGATCGCGACCGCCGTGCTGGACGTGCCCTCAGCCGCTGCATCGGCGGCCGAGCGTATTGCGTGGGACTGCGCCCGAGCCGCACGAACCGCGGCTTCGATACCGCTGCCGCTCGTGCGCGCCCTGGTCACGACTCGATCCAGGCGCGATAACAGCTCGTTGAACGAGATGGCCAGCGCGCCCATTTCGTCGTCGTGCTCTTCGGGGAGTCGCTCGCGGAGATCGGACGTTTCGGCAATGCGCCGGAGCGATTGCGTGAGCCTCGATATACGGTCTAGCGTCAGGCGTGGCAGCAACACAAAGGTCGCAACGAAGACGAGGACTGCCGCGAAGAGGGCCACCGCGATGCTCACCAAGGTGGCGATCCGAACGGTACCCATGACGGCTTTTTCGGGAACGATCGTCGCGAAGAAGAACGGCGTCTCGTTCACTCGTGCAACGCTTGCGTAGGCCGGGCCGGACGCGAACGCATTACGTACCCGCAGGACCTCGGTGCTGTCGTTTTCGATCGCGGAGTGTAGCGGACCGAGCCCAAGCGCTGCGAGCGTCTTGAATGCGTCGTCCGGATGGTGCGATACCCGTATCGCGTTACCGCCTGCATCGAAGAGCGCTCCCTTGGAGCCGTCGATCAGCGAAAGGACGTCGTCGGGGCTTATTCGTACGACGACGGCGCCTAATCCGGTGAGCGTCATTCCGTCGGCGATTGGCGCGGTGGCGTACATCGTAGGGCTCCCGCGCTCGAAATGAATCGAGGATAGCGCCGCTACACCGCCGAGAGCGCTTTTAACCGCGCGCGAGTTTGGGTCGACATAAACGTTCCCGATCTCTTCCACAACGTGGCCGCTGGGGGCTAGGAACGCAAGCGACACGCCATACGGGACCGTCGAGAGAAGGCCGTCCATAACGCCCGGCGAGAGCTGCTTGCCGCCACGCACGAGATCGAGCGCAAACGGTAATTTGCCGATCACTTCGGTTGCGAGACGCTTTCCGATGAGCAACTGATGTAACGTCGACGCCGTAGCGAGCGCGTCTTCCGAGACGCTTCGTTCGGCGGCCGCCAGTTGATCGGTACGAATGGTCCAGATGCTATAGCAGGCAAGGATCGTCAGCGGCACGAGCGCTAAGACCGCCGACCAAAGGGAGAGGCGAAGTCTAAGGGAGAGTTTCACTCCCGGAATGTTATCCGGTGTATGCTATGACCCGATTAAGCCGCGCATAACGAAATGCTAACGCTTCTAGCAGCCCTCCGAGGCTTGTTCGACGTGGACCGCGGCTTGGATCTCGTCCTCTCCGATCGGGCCCATCCTGCGCCGAAAATCCTTAGCTGCGGCCATTGCCTGCGCGCTTGCCTTGGGGTTATTGGGATCCCCCGGAAACGGCATCGTGTCCGGGGGACCCTCGTACCCGCGGGTCCCGCCGGGGTTGTGAAGGTTGACGGAGTCGCCGAAGCTGGGATTGTGCACCGGATCCGCGACCCCGAAGACCATCTCGTTGGCCTTCCCTTCGGCCGTCGTATTGGTCATCATCTGATCGGTTTCCATGAACGCGATGAAGCCGTCGAGATCGCGCGCGATGCGCCGTTGCCTCCAGAGGGCACCGCCCAGGGCGTTGGCCGAGGCGGTCAATTCGAGCTTTTCTTGGGGATCGGTGCTCTTGGCGGCCAGCGCCCGCACCTGTGCGACCTCTCGCTCTCCCGTTTTCCACTGCCGCGTGATCTCGTCCGACATCCGCTCGAGCTTGAGCAGCTCGTTATTCCAAGCCAGCCGGCTATCGTCCATTTTGGTGCGGCCCAGCGAATCGACCAGGGTGAGCAGGGTCGAATCGTTACTCGTGGTCGCATCGATCGCGCCGTTGGCATGGCTGGCGAATTCCGCACAGAGCGCCGAGGATCGGACCCGCATGATTTCGTGTAGCGCGGGGATGGGCGCGGAAGAGGCGGCGGGCACGGGCGACGCGCCAGCAATCGCCACCAGGAATGTCAACAGATCGATCATCGGAGCACCTCGCTCGGCAACTGATACTTCAGTCTAAACCTTCCAACGCGTCTCGAACAGCCTCGGTGACGGGGCAAGAAGAATGGCGTTTGCGGATGACGAGCGAAGCCGATGCATGGTGAAGCGCTGGTGGTCGGTCGCCTTGCTCCTCTTGTTGGTGGGTTGCAGGGAAGTACGCGTGAAGACGTATGCCCAAGGCACGACCGAGGTTCTCGGGCGCGATCAGATCGTTATAGTCCGAAACGATTCGCAACTGGCGCGGGTGGGTATCAAGGCCGCGGTGCAGTTCCGCGGCGAGTTCGGCGTGGTGCTGTTGATGGGGCCTCACGATCGTAGCGGCTACAAACAGGTCATCGAATCGATCCGAGCAAGCATCGACCGCGTTCGTATCGTTGCTTTCGAGGAGCCGCCGCCCGACGGCGGAGAGCCGTCGCCGGCGTACCGCAGCTATACGCTCTGGATCGTGCCGAACTCCGTCTATCGACGAGGTATTCGGGTGGAAGTCGTCACGCCGAGCGACGAGCCGATCGCTCATACGGAACTCCCGTGACGATTCGGCTAAGGATGAGCCGGCTGCGGACGATATTGGAGGAAGTCGGCTCATAGCGGGATATGCATGGCGGGCAACGAGAGGGGAACCGTGATCGAATCGCTCGCAGAGCTCGATCTTACCATCGAGCGACGTGGCTTAGTGCTCTCGCCTAACGGCGGTCCATCTGAGTTGGAAGGCGTCCTGAACCCAGCCAGCGCGCGTACGCGCAACGGCGCTCTGGTGCTCTATCCGCGCGCCGTTGCGCCGGGGAACGTCTCGCGCGTCGGCCGCGTCTTCGTCACGCCCAAAACCGACGGCTTCGACGCCGAGCGCGACGGATTTGCATTGGAACCGCACGCCGATTACGAACTGCGCCCGCAGCCGGGGTATGGCTGCGAGGATCCACGCGTGACGTTCATCCCGGCGATCGACCGCTACGTGATGGCGTACACCGCGTTCGGGCCGGCCGGCCCGCGCATCGCGGTGGCCATCTCACACGACGCCCTTACCTGGGAGCGTTTGGGATTGATGCGCTTCGAGCGCCCGGGTATGTCGGCCGGCGACGACAAGGATGCGGCATTCTTCCCCGAGCCGGTGCTCTCGCCGTCGGGCGAACGCTGCTTGGCATTCTACCATCGTCCCATGCTGCATCTCTCGGCCGTCGACGGCCGTGCCGCCATTCCGATGATCGAGCGTCTGCCGTTCGAAGATCGCGAATCGATTCGCATCGGCTACATTCCGCTCGCGGCGGTGATCCTGAATATACAAGCGCTTTTGGACGTCAGCGAAAGCGTGCTCGTGCTCTCACCCAACGGCGATTGGGGCTCGATCAAAATCGGCAGCGGGACCCCGCCGGTGCGCGTTCCGCAAGGGTGGCTATCGCTCTATCATGCCGTCGATCTGATCGATAACAGCGGCTCGCGTCCGAAATTTCGATATAGCGCCGGCGTGGTCGTACACGATATCGAGCGTCCCGATCGCGTGATCTATCGATCGCCGCATCCGGTGCTCGCTCCGACGACGGGGCGCGAACTTACCGGTACCGTCGACAATGTGGTGTTCCCCACCGCGATCGATCCGCGCCCGGATCTCGGCGGAGGCATCTTCGACATCTACTACGGCATGGCCGACTACTCGATCGGTGCGGCGCGTATGACGTTGCGTTGATTCGCTACTTCGTCGCCGCGACCGTTCTCGTCGTGGCGATCGCCGTCGCCGTCACCGCATACTCCGCGCGCGATTTGATTCGCATTCGCATCGGGTCGGTCAACGTCGCCATGTCGCCCAAGGCCGGGGAGCCGATTCCCACCTCGTCGGCCCCGCCCCCGCCTTTTGTCGGCGACGCGCCGTGGGCGCTCTCTGCCCTGCCTGAGTGCCTGATACAGGAGGAGCGCTCCCACGGGGCGATCGCGTACGTGCTCGAGCACCTTCCCTCCGATGCGCGCCGTATCGAGGCTCCGGCCGAACTACGCTACGGCAATTGCACGATTTCCGTCACCGATGACGAAGCCTACGTGCGACGGGGACGCGACCGGTTCCACATCCCCCCCGATGCCCGCTTCTATCGGGTGGGCGACCGGTTAGCGTTATTGCGGGTTGAAGGGGCCTCCGCCGACCTGCGCATCTACCGACGCTCGAAATTGACGAAGTGATGACGATCGACCAAGAAGTTCAACACCGCCGTACGTTTGCGATCATCTCGCATCCCGACGCCGGCAAGACGACGCTGACCGAAAAATTGCTGCTCTACGGAGGAGCGATACACATTGCGGGGCAGGTTTCGGCGCGAAAGCGCCAACGTGCGGTGACCAGCGATTGGATGGAGCTCGAGCGCGAACGCGGCATCTCGATCACCTCGACGGTGCTGCAATTTCCATACAAAGGCTACACGGTCAACCTGCTCGACACGCCCGGCCACCAGGATTTCGGCGAAGATACCTATCGCACGCTGCTCGCCGCCGATGCGGCCGTGATGCTGATCGACGCAGCCAAGGGCGTGGAGCCGCAGACGAAAAAACTCTTTGCGATCTGTCGCGAGCGGAAAATTCCGCTCTTCACCTTTATGAATAAGATGGATCGCCCCAGCCGCGATCCGCTCGAATTATTGGACGAACTCGAGAGCGTGCTCGGCATTAGTGCCTTCCCGATGAATTGGCCGCTCGGCAGCGGGCCGACGTTTAAAGGCGTCTACGACCGGCAGACGCGCGAGGTGCATCTCTTCGAGCGCAGCGCCCACGGCGCGACCCGCGCGACCGAACGCGTAACCGGGGCCGACGACGAGCGCCTGCGCACGCTGGTTGACGAACGGACGTACGCGGAATTTCGCGAAGGCATCGAACTGCTCGACGGAGCCGGCGCGGCCTTCGACCGCGATGCGATGTTGCGCGGCGAAGTTACGCCGGTCTTTTTCGGAAGCGCCGTCACCAATTTCGGCGTGCAGCTCTTCTTGGATCGCTTTATCGAAATGAGCCCGCCGCCGCAACCGCGCGTTCTTCGAGCGCAGCCGGGAACCGTCGACGACGGCCTAGCCGTGGTCCAGCCTGCGGATGCGCAATTCACCGGATTCGTCTTCAAGATTCAAGCGAATATGGATCCGCGCCATCGCGATCGGATCGCCTTCATTCGCATTTGTTCGGGGAAGTTCGAGCGCGATATGGTCGTGCGCAACGCGCGCACGGGTAAGGACGTGCGGCTATCGCGAGCGATGAAGCTCTTCGCGGACGAGCGCGAGTCGCTCGATTCCGCATATGCGGGCGACGTGCTGGGCCTTGCGAATCCGGGCGTCTTCGCCATCGGCGACGCCCTGTACAACGGCGCCCCCGTGCTCTTCGAGACCATTCCGGCCTTCGCACCGGAACATTTCGCGTCGGTCCGGAGTATCGATACGTCGAGTTACAAATCGTTTGGAAAGGGCATCGCGCAATTGCGCGAAGAGGGGGCCGTGCAAGTCTTCTACCCATGGGGATCGACGCGAACCGAACCGATTCTGGCCGTCGTCGGCGAGTTGCAGTTCGAGGTCGCCAAGTATCGCCTGGAGGGCGAATACGGCGTCAAAACGCACTTCTCGTATCTGCCCTTGAACGTGGCGCGTCGCGTGATCGGCGACCCCGAGCTCGCGGCGCTCGCGCAACTTCCGAGCAATGCGAAACTCGTCGAAGACTGGTCCGGCGCCCCGATCGCGCTCTTCGAGAGCGAGTGGAGCGTCCGCCTCGCGCAGGAATGGAATCCCGCATTGTCCTTCGCCCCGTTTACCGCCGAAGTCGATCGAGAGGTATCCGCCCTATGAATCTGCGCACCACTCTGGGCGTCGTCGCCGCGCTGGCGCTCGTCGCCGGCTGTTCGTTTCAAAACAAATACGAGCGCGACGCGCAGTCCTTCACGATGGCCGTGATACACAACGATCTCGGGCCGGTGCAGAACGAGATCGCTCCGGGTATCAATATCAGCCGGGTTCAAGTGGCGGAGTGGTCGGACGAACTCTCCCAGCAGGGCAAGTTCGAATCGCTCAAGGAGACCACCGCCGATTGCCCGCCCGCCGCGCATTGCTTCATCGTCAAGTTCGCCAACAGCACCTACAAAGAAGAGATGCGCCTGGACGACAAGGGCCGCATCTCCGCGTGGCGCTTCCACTCCATCGCGGCGTCTGCCGTTCCAAAAACATAGGCACGCGATGGCCGTAACCTACGACGACATTCGGTCTGCAGCCTCACGCTTGGATGGTGTCGCCCATCGCACGCCCGTGCTGCGCTCGCGCACGCTCGACGAGCGCGTGGGCGCGCGCGTCTTCGTCAAGTGCGAGAACTTACAGCGCATGGGCGCGTTCAAATTCCGCGGCGCATACAATCGTTTGGTGCAGCTCGACGAATCGCAGCGGAAGGCCGGCGTCGTCGCCTATTCGAGCGGCAACCACGCGCAGGGCGTCGCGCTCGCAGCGCAGCTGCTCGGCATCCCCGCTACCATCGTTATGCCCAGCGATGCGCCGCGCTCGAAGCTCGACGCCACGCGAGGATACGGCGCGGAAGTCGCGCTCTACGAACGCTCCGAAGATAATCGCGCCATCATCGCGCAGCGTCTGTGCGAAGAGCGCGGAGCCACGCTCGTGCCACCCTACGACGACGAACGCATCGTCGCCGGCGCGGGCACCGCGACGCTGGAATTGCTCGAAGAAGCCCCCAATCTGCAAGCGATCGTCGCGCCCGTCGGCGGCGGCGGCCTCTTTAGCGGCGCTTGCATCGCCGCGCACGGTATCGATCCCGCGATCGCGCTCTGGGGCGTAGAACCGGAGGCGGGCAACGACGTGCAGCAGTCGTTCCGGCGCGGCGAACGCGTGACCATCGGCGTCCCCGCAACGATCGCCGACGGCTTGCAAACGCAGTCGCCCGGAGAGGTGACGTTCGCGATCATCAAGGAACACGCGCGCGGGATCGTCACCGTCAGCGACGACGAACTCTGCGCAGCGATGCGCTTTGCTTTCGAACGGATGAAACTCGTGGTCGAGCCCAGCGGCGGCGCCGCGCTCGCCGCACTACTGTCAGGCAAAATCGCCGTCGCCGGAGCGGCGGTCGGCATCATCATCAGCGGCGGCAACGTCGATCCGGATCGCTACGCAGAGCTGCTCGCCCGCGCAAACTGAAGCCGTGCAAGCGCGCCTTGCTGACGGACAGCGAGTAGGCTGCCTGGAAAGCCCTAGTGGTTTGGGGAACCGTTCGTCAGCCCGCATCCTGCGGGCTTCCTACTCGTATGTTTTTGTGCAACATTCAAAGGAAGTCGACGTCCTGTCGATTGCACAAAAATCACACGTTCCCCAAACCACTAGGGCTTTCCAGGCAGCCTACTCGCGGCCCATCGCATAAAACTCCGCGTTGGGCCGCATATCCATCAAGCCGGCCATACGATTCGACAAGCCGAAGAATGCGGCGATTGCCGCGATGTCCCAAACGTCGTCGTCGCTAAAGCCGGCGTCGTGCAACGCTTCGATCTCCGCATCCGAGGCTGCGAAGCCCGGCTCGTTCACGCGGGATGCGAACGAGAGCATCGCGCGCCAGCGCGGCGTGAGCTCCGCCGTGCGCCAGTTGTTGGCGATCTGCTCCGCGAGCGCGGCATCTTTGCCGAGAATGCGTAGCGCGGCACCGTGCGCGGTCATGCAGTATTGGCAGCGATTCTCGGAACTGATCGCGACGACGATCGCCTCGCGCTCGGCGCGCGAAAGGCCGCTCTTGCCGCGCATCAACACATCGTGATAGTGCATGAACGCGCGGAAGTGTTCGGGCCTGCGCGAGTACGCGCGGAAGACGTTGGGGACGAATCCCACCTTCTCGCGGTTGGCCTGATAGATCGCCGCGATGTCTTCGGGGAGTTCGGCTTCGGGCGTTTCGCCGAAGCGGGAAGCAAAAGAGGGGCGTTGCATAGCAACATCCCTCTTTCGACGCGGATGGGTTGAGAACTACTTGAAAGCGGCGGCTGCAGCCATGCTGCACCTCCCCGAATTTCACTGATGCTGAAGCGCCGCAGCGCCCGGCACGGCGCTCAAAATCTTTTCCCGGGGCCACGCGGCACTCTGCCACCCTGGTGGCATCATGCCGCGAGAAGATCAGTAATATGGAGCCCGTCGCGCGCAAGGTCGTCTATCGCCTTTATCCGTCGCGCTCGCAGCAGGCGGAGTTGCTCGATAATCTAGGCCTGCACCAGCGGCTGTATAACGCCGCGCTCGAACAACGCAAATCGGCTTGGCGATTGCAGCGCAAGAGTCTGTCGGAATACGACCAGATGCGCGATCTCACCGAGCTTCGCGCCGACGACGAGCGGTACGCTGCGCTCAACGCCCAGTCGGCGCAAGTCACCCTGCACCGCCTGCATCTGGCCTTCGCGGCGTTCTTTCGGCGTTGCCGCAAGGGCGAAGCCCCCGGCTTCCCACGATTCAAAGCCTTCGACCGCTATTCAGGCTGGGGATACAAGACGCACGGTGACGGGTTCCGTTT
This Candidatus Dormiibacterota bacterium DNA region includes the following protein-coding sequences:
- a CDS encoding HAMP domain-containing methyl-accepting chemotaxis protein — encoded protein: MKLSLRLRLSLWSAVLALVPLTILACYSIWTIRTDQLAAAERSVSEDALATASTLHQLLIGKRLATEVIGKLPFALDLVRGGKQLSPGVMDGLLSTVPYGVSLAFLAPSGHVVEEIGNVYVDPNSRAVKSALGGVAALSSIHFERGSPTMYATAPIADGMTLTGLGAVVVRISPDDVLSLIDGSKGALFDAGGNAIRVSHHPDDAFKTLAALGLGPLHSAIENDSTEVLRVRNAFASGPAYASVARVNETPFFFATIVPEKAVMGTVRIATLVSIAVALFAAVLVFVATFVLLPRLTLDRISRLTQSLRRIAETSDLRERLPEEHDDEMGALAISFNELLSRLDRVVTRARTSGSGIEAAVRAARAQSHAIRSAADAAAEGTSSTAVAIAQIARSARDVSQNAHRLRSDVDRSALSLESVTLSIEAISENNDALAATADKTLRSVESFAGALTEVTSTIRSAFSRSQESDRRVRESSAILDQMIERTLRIASDLHDVSDAIGQLRSVTSRIDQMLDAIDEIADQTNLLALNAAIEAARAGEHGRGFAVVADEIRKLADRSATAVREVAQLTAEVQRNSSMVEGVVSKAADGATWARDASDRASAALQEILGLVGETADMASSAAMAAEAPVAASTQLIAAVRDIEQRAAGVANATASQTASVRVVNAQLSSMRSVTAEMERATAEQSTALEMAQRSMDDVSARALGSLSTARELEELAGRLADESATLHESLGSLARAEGDTVDPTVITSITRYGIEAGTPLTAIAS
- a CDS encoding glycosidase, whose product is MIESLAELDLTIERRGLVLSPNGGPSELEGVLNPASARTRNGALVLYPRAVAPGNVSRVGRVFVTPKTDGFDAERDGFALEPHADYELRPQPGYGCEDPRVTFIPAIDRYVMAYTAFGPAGPRIAVAISHDALTWERLGLMRFERPGMSAGDDKDAAFFPEPVLSPSGERCLAFYHRPMLHLSAVDGRAAIPMIERLPFEDRESIRIGYIPLAAVILNIQALLDVSESVLVLSPNGDWGSIKIGSGTPPVRVPQGWLSLYHAVDLIDNSGSRPKFRYSAGVVVHDIERPDRVIYRSPHPVLAPTTGRELTGTVDNVVFPTAIDPRPDLGGGIFDIYYGMADYSIGAARMTLR
- a CDS encoding peptide chain release factor 3, with amino-acid sequence MTIDQEVQHRRTFAIISHPDAGKTTLTEKLLLYGGAIHIAGQVSARKRQRAVTSDWMELERERGISITSTVLQFPYKGYTVNLLDTPGHQDFGEDTYRTLLAADAAVMLIDAAKGVEPQTKKLFAICRERKIPLFTFMNKMDRPSRDPLELLDELESVLGISAFPMNWPLGSGPTFKGVYDRQTREVHLFERSAHGATRATERVTGADDERLRTLVDERTYAEFREGIELLDGAGAAFDRDAMLRGEVTPVFFGSAVTNFGVQLFLDRFIEMSPPPQPRVLRAQPGTVDDGLAVVQPADAQFTGFVFKIQANMDPRHRDRIAFIRICSGKFERDMVVRNARTGKDVRLSRAMKLFADERESLDSAYAGDVLGLANPGVFAIGDALYNGAPVLFETIPAFAPEHFASVRSIDTSSYKSFGKGIAQLREEGAVQVFYPWGSTRTEPILAVVGELQFEVAKYRLEGEYGVKTHFSYLPLNVARRVIGDPELAALAQLPSNAKLVEDWSGAPIALFESEWSVRLAQEWNPALSFAPFTAEVDREVSAL
- a CDS encoding threo-3-hydroxy-L-aspartate ammonia-lyase, with protein sequence MAVTYDDIRSAASRLDGVAHRTPVLRSRTLDERVGARVFVKCENLQRMGAFKFRGAYNRLVQLDESQRKAGVVAYSSGNHAQGVALAAQLLGIPATIVMPSDAPRSKLDATRGYGAEVALYERSEDNRAIIAQRLCEERGATLVPPYDDERIVAGAGTATLELLEEAPNLQAIVAPVGGGGLFSGACIAAHGIDPAIALWGVEPEAGNDVQQSFRRGERVTIGVPATIADGLQTQSPGEVTFAIIKEHARGIVTVSDDELCAAMRFAFERMKLVVEPSGGAALAALLSGKIAVAGAAVGIIISGGNVDPDRYAELLARAN
- a CDS encoding peroxidase-related enzyme (This protein belongs to a clade of uncharacterized proteins related to peroxidases such as the alkylhydroperoxidase AhpD.); the protein is MQRPSFASRFGETPEAELPEDIAAIYQANREKVGFVPNVFRAYSRRPEHFRAFMHYHDVLMRGKSGLSRAEREAIVVAISSENRCQYCMTAHGAALRILGKDAALAEQIANNWRTAELTPRWRAMLSFASRVNEPGFAASDAEIEALHDAGFSDDDVWDIAAIAAFFGLSNRMAGLMDMRPNAEFYAMGRE